Proteins encoded in a region of the Tripterygium wilfordii isolate XIE 37 chromosome 21, ASM1340144v1, whole genome shotgun sequence genome:
- the LOC119989461 gene encoding glutamate receptor 2.7-like, translating to MYPQLRPSSSISVNSVSKACFLLCLFILHGAEAATNSSDKITSIGAIIDVSSRIGKEEKTAMEIAVQNFNNNSLDNKLELFVMDSAGGGPLKAAFAAEDLIKQNKVKVIIGMETWEQAVLVADIGSEAQIPVISLASAATTPPLMPIRWPYLVRMVGDGVEQMRCIASIVHSYNWRRVVVIYEDDVYGGSSGKLDLLSEALRKNGSEIEYRLVLPPFSLLSNPKEAIQEELIKLMEMKVQSRVFIVLQASLPATTHLFEEAKKKELVGIDSAWIVADTITDLLDSVDSSVISSMEGALGIKTSYDDNSTSYKNLRTQFRKTFWGNYPEEEDFQLGIHALRAYDSISTVAEAVKRMTNSTSPKMFLETILSTNFAGLSGKINFSSGQLSYIPELKIVNVVGKKYKELDFWVPKLGFSNNGTLVIVGNGEAPNRTGGLAGPVIWPGNPQRSPKGWAMPTDVKPLRIGVPNRTSFNKFVSTSHESGETKYDGFCIKLFEQVIGELPYEFVTHNGTYDELVLDVYNKKYDAAVGDITILANRSLIVEFTQPYMESGLSMIVPAEVESNWIFLKPFSLEMWLMTAGIFIYTTLIVWFLEARSNEEEYGRTRKNQISTALWFTSSTLFFAQKENVKSNFTRVVVVVWMGVVFVLTSSYTASLSSLLTVNKLEPSFESNIRGVKVGSDSESFIKNYLQQVLKINKDNINTFTGDDDYAEQLDSKNISAAFLEQPYARIFMSQNCKKYTIVTDNYRFGGLAFVFQKGSPIATDVSRAILQLSENGKFKELEETWFKPVSGCSTNGTAEDIESLSLHSFWGLYLFTGIASTLCVLIFIACLLPNFPGHQSDTNSSNESILKKIGRFASFILKAEYSVTPRTDAAPGQALDQAPDTTECNSKISEYASSNGSAQNNKLSLPAELQMLQISRT from the exons ATGTATCCCCAACTTCGACCTTCCTCTTCCATTTCTGTTAATTCGGTTTCGAAAGCTTGCTTCCTTTTGTGTCTCTTCATCTTACATGGAGCTGAAGCCGCCACCAATAGCAGCGACAAAATCACATCCATCGGTGCAATCATTGATGTCAGCTCTCGTATTGGCAAAGAAGAGAAAACTGCCATGGAAATCGCAGTTCAAAACTTCAACAACAACTCCTTAGACAACAAACTAGAACTTTTCGTCATGGACTCCGCGGGAGGAGGACCCCTCAAAGCTGCTTTTGCAG CTGAGGATCTGATTAAACAGAACAAAGTGAAGGTGATTATTGGGATGGAGACATGGGAGCAAGCAGTTCTAGTGGCTGATATTGGAAGTGAAGCACAAATTCCGGTTATTTCTCTGGCTTCAGCAGCCACAACACCACCATTAATGCCGATTCGATGGCCTTACTTGGTAAGAATGGTTGGAGATGGTGTTGAACAAATGAGATGTATTGCATCCATTGTTCATTCCTACAACTGGAGAAGAGTAGTGGTTATATATGAAGACGACGTATATGGTGGTAGTTCTGGCAAGCTAGATCTTTTATCTGAGGCACTACGAAAAAATGGTTCAGAGATCGAGTATCGGTTGGTTCTTCCACCATTTTCTTTACTGTCGAATCCAAAAGAAGCTATACAGGAAGAGCTAATCAAGCTAATGGAGATGAAGGTGCAATCTCGGGTTTTTATAGTTCTTCAGGCATCATTGCCTGCAACAACTCATTTGTTTGAAGAAGCCAAGAAGAAGGAGCTCGTAGGGATAGACTCGGCGTGGATAGTCGCAGACACTATTACAGATTTACTTGACTCTGTTGACAGTTCTGTTATATCATCCATGGAAGGTGCTTTAGGAATCAAGACTTCTTATGATGACAATAGTACCTCTTACAAAAACTTGAGGACTCAATTCCGGAAAACTTTCTGGGGCAATTATCcggaagaagaagattttcagCTAGGAATTCATGCTTTAAGAGCTTATGATAGCATTTCTACTGTTGCAGAGGCCGTGAAGAGAATGACCAACTCTACTAGTCCAAAAATGTTCTTAGAAACTATTTTGTCAACCAATTTCGCCGGTTTGAGTGGCAAAATAAATTTCAGTTCCGGCCAGCTATCTTATATTCCGGAGTTGAAGATTGTAAATGTGGTTGGAAAGAAATATAAGGAACTAGACTTCTGGGTACCCAAATTAGGGTTTTCGAACAATGGAACTCTGGTCATAGTGGGAAATGGTGAAGCTCCTAATCGGACAGGAGGTTTGGCAGGTCCAGTGATTTGGCCAGGGAATCCACAACGCTCTCCGAAAGGATGGGCTATGCCTACTGATGTGAAGCCTTTGAGGATTGGAGTACCAAATAGAACCTCATTTAATAAATTTGTGAGCACTAGTCATGAATCAGGGGAGACAAAATATGATGGTTTCTGCATTAAATTATTCGAGCAGGTGATTGGTGAACTACCATATGAGTTTGTGACTCACAATGGAACATATGATGAACTAGTTCTTGATGTCTATAACAAG AAATATGATGCTGCTGTTGGTGACATAACCATATTGGCGAACAGATCGCTAATCGTGGAGTTTACACAGCCATATATGGAGTCCGGGTTGTCAATGATAGTTCCAGCTGAGGTTGAGTCAAACTGGATATTTTTGAAGCCATTCTCCTTGGAAATGTGGTTGATGACTGCTGGCATTTTTATTTACACAACATTGATTGTTTGGTTCTTGGAGGCCCGATCCAATGAAGAAGAATACGGACGCACCCGGAAGAATCAGATTAGCACTGCACTTTGGTTCACTTCTTCTACTTTGTTCTTTGCTCAGA AGGAGAATGTTAAAAGCAACTTCACCAGAGTGGTGGTAGTGGTGTGGATGGGAGTTGTGTTTGTCTTAACCTCAAGCTATACAGCTAGTCTTTCTTCACTGCTTACTGTAAATAAACTGGAGCCAAGTTTTGAATCCAACATACGTGGTGTAAAAGTAGGCAGTGATAGTGAATcattcataaaaaattatttgcaaCAAGTACTCAAAATCAACAAAGATAACATCAATACCTTTACGGGTGATGACGACTATGCAGAACAGCTTGACAGCAAGAACATCAGTGCAGCCTTTCTTGAGCAGCCCTATGCAAGAATATTCATGAGTCAGAACTGCAAAAAATACACTATCGTTACAGACAATTATCGATTTGGAGGTTTAGCCTTT GTATTCCAGAAAGGGTCCCCGATAGCCACCGATGTTTCCAGGGCCATTCTACAGCTATCAGAGAATGGAAAATTTAAGGAGTTGGAAGAAACCTGGTTTAAGCCCGTGTCCGGGTGCTCAACCAACGGAACAGCCGAGGATATTGAGAGTCTGAGCCTCCACAGCTTCTGGGGTCTCTACCTTTTCACCGGCATTGCTTCTACTCTGTGTGTGCTAATCTTTATAGCTTGCTTGCTACCAAATTTTCCCGGTCATCAAAGTGATACAAATTCAAGTAACGAaagtattttgaagaaaatagGTAGGTTTGCAAGCTTCATTCTTAAAGCAGAGTACTCTGTT
- the LOC119989449 gene encoding RING-H2 finger protein ATL40-like, with translation MSSDDDDQSSSSSFSPSRRILIISIISLLVITILIVMLHLYSRYLRRRQLREIRQRRNTLNRLISAQIAPDVPNYRDDDPPKIGLNPSVIASLPRLPYKSTSDQNSESIVECSVCLGNIIDETPVRLLPNCKHMFHVECIDVWLASNTTCPVCRTTAEPMKVQPEENKLGPDKAQPSAPPMDQNGSGSRISSFRRMLSRDRSRVQSRGDDVCVEDLERQ, from the coding sequence ATGAGTTCCGACGATGATGAtcaaagcagcagcagcagcttcaGCCCCAGCCGTAGGATCTTGATCATATCGATCATTTCCTTACTGGTTATCACAATCCTCATcgtcatgcttcatctctactCGCGATATCTTCGACGACGACAACTTCGAGAGATCAGACAACGCCGTAACACGCTCAATCGTCTTATAAGCGCTCAAATCGCGCCGGACGTACCGAATTACAGGGACGACGACCCACCCAAGATCGGGCTCAACCCATCAGTCATAGCATCACTGCCTAGGCTCCCGTACAAGTCAACCAGTGATCAAAACAGTGAATCGATCGTAGAGTGCTCGGTTTGTTTGGGGAACATAATCGATGAGACTCCCGTTAGGCTTTTACCAAATTGTAAGCACATGTTTCATGTAGAGTGTATTGATGTGTGGCTTGCTTCCAACACCACCTGTCCAGTATGTCGGACCACGGCGGAGCCCATGAAAGTCCAGCCGGAGGAGAATAAACTGGGCCCAGACAAGGCCCAACCGTCGGCTCCACCTATGGACCAAAATGGGTCGGGTTCGCGGATAAGCTCGTTTAGAAGGATGCTTAGCAGGGATAGATCGAGGGTCCAGAGTCGTGGAGATGACGTGTGTGTTGAAGATTTGGAGAGGCAGTGA